One stretch of Corynebacterium imitans DNA includes these proteins:
- the rimI gene encoding ribosomal protein S18-alanine N-acetyltransferase: protein MEFRELSPAHAPRIAELEALLFQGDQPWTEPMVRAELSQRYTFYVGAFEDGTDSLVGYAGVAMLGPKEDPEFEIHTIGVDPVYQRRGVGRALMDQLVHTADLLDGPMFLEVRTDNVPALRMYEDYGFVTTGVRKNYYQASGADAYAMMRPRNSERAGTGNETER, encoded by the coding sequence GTGGAATTTCGTGAGCTTAGCCCGGCACACGCCCCGCGCATCGCGGAGCTGGAGGCGCTCCTGTTCCAAGGTGACCAGCCGTGGACCGAACCGATGGTGCGTGCGGAGCTTTCCCAGCGCTACACCTTCTATGTCGGCGCCTTTGAAGACGGTACCGACTCGCTCGTCGGGTACGCGGGCGTGGCCATGCTGGGACCGAAAGAGGATCCGGAGTTTGAGATCCACACCATCGGCGTGGACCCCGTCTACCAGCGCCGCGGCGTGGGCCGCGCGCTGATGGACCAGCTCGTGCACACCGCGGATCTGCTGGACGGGCCGATGTTTTTGGAGGTCCGCACGGACAATGTGCCCGCGCTGCGCATGTACGAGGACTACGGTTTTGTCACCACCGGCGTGCGCAAGAACTACTACCAGGCTTCCGGCGCGGACGCGTATGCGATGATGCGCCCGCGCAACAGCGAGCGGGCGGGCACCGGCAACGAGACAGAAAGGTAA
- the rpsI gene encoding 30S ribosomal protein S9 encodes MTEPNTNAENNVADAGDIDAATAATEEFNYTIGDAVAPEVDESEEAVAEPVNLHEGPIQTVGRRKRAIARVTVTEGDGTITVNGREFEDYFPNKLHQQDILSPLTLLEREGQFTIKATLNGGGPTGQAGALRLAIARALNVYNPAERPTLKKAGLLTRDARAVERKKAGLHKARRAPQYSKR; translated from the coding sequence ATGACCGAGCCGAACACCAACGCAGAGAACAACGTTGCAGACGCTGGCGACATCGACGCCGCCACCGCCGCAACCGAGGAGTTCAACTACACCATCGGCGATGCAGTCGCACCCGAGGTTGACGAGTCCGAGGAGGCCGTCGCCGAGCCGGTGAACCTGCACGAGGGCCCGATCCAGACCGTGGGCCGCCGTAAGCGCGCCATCGCGCGTGTGACCGTCACCGAAGGCGACGGCACCATCACCGTCAACGGCCGCGAGTTCGAGGACTACTTCCCGAACAAGCTGCACCAGCAGGACATCCTGTCCCCGCTGACGCTGCTCGAGCGCGAGGGCCAGTTCACCATCAAGGCCACCCTCAACGGTGGCGGCCCGACCGGCCAGGCTGGTGCACTGCGTCTGGCTATCGCCCGCGCACTCAACGTGTACAACCCGGCTGAGCGCCCGACCCTGAAGAAGGCTGGCCTGCTCACCCGTGACGCACGTGCCGTCGAGCGCAAGAAGGCAGGTCTGCACAAGGCCCGTCGCGCACCGCAGTACTCCAAGCGTTAA
- a CDS encoding WXG100 family type VII secretion target yields the protein MSNFQTEADVMRSTADHADNVNADVNREIDRIQGVAESVRTFWQGSAQRSFDGLMARYDDANRA from the coding sequence ATGAGCAATTTTCAGACCGAAGCCGATGTGATGCGCTCCACGGCCGACCACGCCGACAACGTGAACGCCGACGTCAACCGTGAGATCGATCGCATCCAGGGGGTCGCCGAGTCTGTCCGTACCTTCTGGCAGGGCAGCGCTCAGCGCAGCTTCGATGGACTGATGGCAAGGTACGACGATGCAAACCGCGCTTAA
- a CDS encoding AAA family ATPase, translated as MTGEQQELALLEQQLGVVHIDNVKPRTEEERWVIPGVVHSTNTLLYGASSAGKSLAVAHIIASLTDGRDFLGIKPNARGVRVLVLCSDAGAELEYRERLGALEARADVDFLTGVGIKPQAWWNTVHEYSRRAGHGLVVIDHASGVLDGDEMEKPPWKQLWQERVAPFGLPVILVAHASDYVGPTGPSHRVMGNSGASHFARCEVEIYRTSTNAYGDSLRVLRSKSRDGLGVQRRYRIVDQAMVRDEQAEEQAADKTRQRSAQALDKNARVAQLAAGSAGKNKAEVARDIAGRAGLAENSIRAKKLTQLEKGGLLVQSTNSAGGMYSPGPALQAAVV; from the coding sequence GTGACCGGAGAACAGCAGGAACTCGCGCTGCTCGAGCAGCAGCTGGGCGTGGTACACATCGACAACGTTAAGCCCAGGACAGAGGAGGAACGGTGGGTGATTCCCGGTGTTGTCCACTCGACTAACACGCTGTTGTACGGCGCTTCTAGCGCCGGTAAGTCGCTAGCGGTGGCGCACATTATCGCCAGCCTAACCGACGGAAGAGACTTCCTGGGCATTAAGCCTAACGCGCGCGGCGTGCGTGTGCTGGTGCTGTGTTCCGACGCGGGCGCTGAACTCGAGTACAGGGAGCGCCTGGGCGCTCTGGAAGCTCGAGCAGACGTGGACTTTCTTACCGGCGTGGGTATTAAGCCCCAGGCGTGGTGGAACACGGTTCACGAGTATTCCCGGCGCGCCGGGCATGGCCTGGTGGTGATTGATCATGCTAGCGGTGTGCTCGACGGTGATGAGATGGAAAAGCCACCGTGGAAACAGCTTTGGCAGGAACGGGTGGCCCCGTTCGGTCTCCCGGTGATCCTGGTAGCGCACGCTTCAGACTACGTAGGCCCCACCGGGCCTAGCCACAGGGTGATGGGTAACTCTGGTGCTTCTCACTTCGCTAGGTGCGAAGTAGAGATCTACCGGACTAGCACTAACGCCTACGGTGACTCACTGCGTGTGCTGCGCTCCAAGTCGCGCGACGGTCTGGGGGTGCAGCGCCGGTACCGTATCGTTGATCAGGCGATGGTGCGTGATGAGCAAGCGGAGGAGCAGGCAGCGGACAAGACCCGCCAACGGTCTGCGCAGGCGCTCGACAAGAACGCTAGAGTAGCCCAGCTTGCCGCTGGTTCAGCAGGGAAGAACAAGGCTGAGGTAGCCCGCGACATCGCGGGACGGGCTGGCCTGGCGGAGAACAGCATCAGGGCCAAGAAACTTACCCAGCTCGAGAAGGGCGGGCTGCTAGTCCAGAGCACCAACAGCGCCGGTGGTATGTACTCACCCGGGCCTGCTCTGCAAGCAGCCGTTGTGTAG
- a CDS encoding recombinase family protein: MRIGYKRVSTVDQNTARQLEGVEVDKVFQDKASGKSANRPQLNAALDYVREGDTLVVHSMDRLARNLEDLRAIVRDLTGRGVRVEFVKESLAFTGEDSPMNVLLLSMLGAVAEFERSMILERQREGIALAKAAGKYKGRKAALTNEQAGELRARRAAGESVAALAREYGVSRQSVYNYTA; this comes from the coding sequence ATGCGTATCGGGTACAAGCGAGTTAGCACCGTAGACCAGAACACCGCCCGCCAGCTCGAGGGCGTCGAGGTGGACAAGGTGTTCCAGGACAAGGCCAGCGGTAAGTCCGCTAACCGTCCCCAGCTGAACGCTGCTCTCGATTACGTGCGTGAGGGTGACACGCTGGTTGTCCACTCGATGGATAGGCTGGCACGCAACCTTGAGGATCTACGCGCTATCGTGCGTGACCTTACGGGCCGGGGTGTGCGCGTCGAGTTCGTGAAAGAGTCCCTGGCGTTCACCGGGGAAGATTCACCCATGAACGTGCTGCTCTTGTCCATGCTGGGTGCCGTAGCAGAGTTTGAGCGCTCCATGATTCTCGAGCGCCAGCGCGAGGGTATCGCGCTAGCTAAGGCCGCTGGCAAGTACAAGGGGCGTAAAGCTGCTCTCACCAACGAACAGGCCGGGGAACTACGTGCCCGGCGCGCTGCTGGTGAGTCTGTCGCCGCGCTTGCACGCGAGTACGGGGTTAGTCGCCAATCAGTGTACAACTACACCGCGTAG
- a CDS encoding recombinase family protein — translation MARVLGRIRLSRLRDESTSLERQRELISRWAKDNGHEVVAWAEDGDVSGSVSPFDTPELGKFLTEDGSQGWDILVAWKLDRLARNSINLSKLFIWTQEHEKQLVCVAEHIDLSDWSGQMLANIIAGLAQGELEAITERALAGKKQLRKVGRFQGGVAPYGYQAVDREGGGKELIKDPEQQKVLQWIYKQALMNRPIAHIVRDLKDKEIPTARQEAGRGTKGWHYSTINTLLTSKVYLGWTMYEGKPVLDDHGEPIQRCEPSISIEDYNRIAELRASRRTRVATKAKISPLSGVIVCWECGENMHYNRYNGSESIFKYQCRRHDKTIYVSAREAHAALEEMFLDDVADLPILEKRLSTIGTTEESLEQARAAYAEITEFLPTAPDKATRASLFEQLTNLGNKIKGLESAVQSQDGVEWIDTGETYGERWEQLDTEGRRLLLTSAGIKFRARQLKPGSRWHRPIQEHEIILPPELKLLPKTKPVDLSTVHKLEQEEFMAGLSEEQRQQIEGARE, via the coding sequence ATGGCAAGAGTTTTAGGGCGGATACGCCTATCCCGGTTGCGAGATGAGTCCACGAGCTTGGAGCGCCAGCGAGAATTAATCTCCCGCTGGGCCAAGGACAACGGCCACGAGGTGGTGGCGTGGGCTGAGGACGGGGACGTTTCCGGCAGCGTTTCCCCGTTCGATACGCCAGAGCTGGGGAAGTTTTTGACCGAGGACGGTTCACAAGGTTGGGACATTCTTGTGGCGTGGAAGCTGGACAGGTTGGCTAGAAACTCGATCAACCTGAGCAAGTTGTTTATCTGGACACAAGAACACGAAAAGCAGCTAGTGTGCGTGGCTGAACACATTGATCTATCCGACTGGTCTGGGCAGATGTTGGCAAACATCATTGCCGGACTAGCTCAGGGAGAGCTGGAAGCTATTACCGAACGCGCCCTAGCGGGCAAGAAACAGCTACGCAAGGTGGGACGGTTCCAGGGTGGCGTAGCCCCGTACGGCTACCAGGCCGTTGATAGGGAGGGCGGTGGCAAGGAGCTAATTAAAGATCCTGAGCAACAGAAAGTGCTCCAGTGGATCTACAAGCAGGCCTTAATGAATCGCCCTATCGCCCACATAGTTAGAGATCTCAAGGACAAGGAAATTCCCACCGCCAGACAGGAAGCAGGCAGGGGCACCAAGGGCTGGCACTACTCCACGATCAACACGCTATTGACCAGCAAGGTCTATCTTGGCTGGACTATGTACGAGGGTAAGCCGGTGCTGGATGATCACGGGGAACCGATACAGCGTTGTGAGCCGTCTATCTCGATCGAAGATTACAACCGGATAGCGGAACTACGCGCCAGCCGGAGAACCCGTGTAGCTACTAAGGCCAAAATATCCCCGCTGAGCGGCGTTATCGTGTGCTGGGAATGTGGTGAGAACATGCACTACAACCGGTACAACGGTTCTGAATCTATATTCAAGTACCAGTGCCGTCGGCACGACAAAACCATTTATGTCTCCGCCCGGGAAGCACACGCTGCTCTGGAAGAGATGTTTTTGGATGATGTTGCCGATTTACCGATACTAGAGAAGCGACTCAGCACCATTGGCACAACCGAAGAGTCTTTGGAGCAGGCAAGAGCAGCGTACGCAGAGATTACAGAGTTTCTGCCAACCGCCCCCGACAAGGCCACGCGCGCTAGCCTGTTCGAACAACTAACCAACCTGGGCAACAAGATTAAGGGCTTAGAGAGCGCCGTACAGTCTCAAGACGGTGTGGAGTGGATAGACACCGGAGAGACCTACGGGGAGCGGTGGGAGCAGCTGGACACCGAGGGCCGTAGGTTGCTGCTCACCTCGGCAGGTATCAAGTTCCGGGCCCGGCAGCTTAAGCCCGGCAGCAGGTGGCACCGCCCTATCCAAGAGCACGAGATTATTTTGCCCCCAGAGCTAAAGCTGTTGCCTAAGACAAAACCCGTTGACCTATCTACCGTCCATAAGCTAGAGCAGGAAGAGTTTATGGCCGGGCTAAGCGAAGAGCAGCGCCAGCAGATCGAGGGGGCGCGAGAATGA
- the tsaB gene encoding tRNA (adenosine(37)-N6)-threonylcarbamoyltransferase complex dimerization subunit type 1 TsaB, producing the protein MRVLALDTATTELVAGLANVSATVSGSVDEPNAVDVIAEKIISTRAHNELLVPTIAELLEGAGLAFSDLEAIVVGCGPGPFTGLRVGMATAQALGQALGIPVYGVVTHDAVAKGVDAESALIVTDARRREVYWARYENGQRVAGPDVVKPAELDCPPVAFCSVPEQLAAQLSVDANEVTYLPPRTAGLVAAADFSAPPAPLVPHYLRRPDAVPPKQKPRSPALPDIDLKKLS; encoded by the coding sequence ATGCGAGTACTCGCCCTCGACACGGCCACTACCGAGCTTGTCGCGGGCTTGGCCAACGTCTCCGCCACCGTATCCGGTAGCGTCGACGAACCAAACGCCGTCGACGTCATCGCCGAGAAGATCATCTCTACCCGCGCCCACAACGAACTGCTGGTTCCGACCATTGCGGAACTGCTCGAGGGCGCGGGCCTTGCCTTTTCGGACCTCGAGGCGATCGTGGTCGGCTGCGGCCCCGGCCCGTTTACCGGGCTGCGCGTCGGTATGGCGACCGCGCAGGCGCTGGGCCAGGCGCTGGGGATTCCGGTCTACGGTGTGGTCACCCACGACGCGGTGGCAAAGGGTGTGGACGCGGAATCTGCACTGATTGTTACCGACGCCCGTCGGCGCGAGGTGTACTGGGCCCGCTACGAAAATGGCCAACGTGTGGCTGGCCCCGACGTGGTAAAGCCCGCGGAGCTCGATTGCCCGCCCGTGGCCTTCTGCTCGGTCCCGGAGCAGCTCGCCGCGCAGCTGAGCGTCGATGCGAATGAAGTGACCTACCTTCCGCCGCGCACCGCAGGCCTGGTCGCCGCCGCGGACTTTTCGGCCCCACCGGCTCCGCTCGTGCCGCACTACCTGCGCCGTCCCGACGCGGTCCCGCCGAAGCAGAAGCCGCGCTCGCCCGCGCTGCCGGACATTGACCTGAAGAAGCTGAGCTAG
- the tsaE gene encoding tRNA (adenosine(37)-N6)-threonylcarbamoyltransferase complex ATPase subunit type 1 TsaE, whose protein sequence is MRRVCETAAETKALGRELGAELSAGDVVILDGPLGAGKTTLTQGIAEGLGVKGRVTSPTFVIAREHASRVGGPSLIHVDAYRLLGEGSSGDPLGELDALDLDTELDHAVVVAEWGGGLIEQLSSAYLLVSLDRETLVREDPESEGRIITWQWQGTPKTGKGNAGM, encoded by the coding sequence GTGCGAAGAGTGTGTGAGACTGCGGCCGAGACCAAAGCCCTGGGCCGTGAGCTCGGCGCGGAGCTTAGCGCGGGCGATGTGGTGATCTTGGACGGGCCGCTGGGCGCGGGCAAGACGACGCTGACGCAGGGTATCGCCGAGGGACTTGGGGTGAAGGGGCGGGTGACCAGCCCAACCTTCGTGATTGCGCGCGAGCATGCTTCGCGGGTTGGCGGCCCGTCGCTGATTCACGTGGATGCCTACCGGCTGCTTGGCGAGGGTTCCAGCGGCGACCCGCTCGGCGAGCTCGACGCGCTCGACCTGGACACGGAGCTCGACCACGCGGTGGTGGTCGCCGAGTGGGGCGGGGGACTGATTGAGCAGCTCAGCTCCGCGTACCTTCTTGTGTCGCTGGACCGCGAAACGCTGGTGCGAGAAGACCCGGAGTCGGAAGGGCGCATCATCACCTGGCAGTGGCAGGGCACACCGAAAACTGGCAAAGGAAACGCAGGGATGTAG
- the alr gene encoding alanine racemase — translation MHPLVTRIDLDAIAHNTRCIRTHVGDRQLMCVIKADAYNHGVDACMPVMEANGADAFGVATFAEAREVARLTTKPVLAWLWAPGEEIPAGIEVGAPSIAHLRSLIDAAPTLPTPIPVHLVVDTGMNRSGIDEEAWDEAFALAAEAEAAGTLRVKGLMSHLACADTPEHPFTQEQLDAFERATQAAHRAGLHPEVTHIANSPGVWTRKDAHLDQVRPGVSLYGSEPVAGQDHGLRPAMSWVARVVAVKPISRGESVSYGLSWQAPEDGYTALIPAGYADGISRSWQGRFGVTINGQWYPQVGRVCMDQIVVWLGSAEPQVRAGDEAILFGPGGMSADELATATGTISYEVLCAPKGRTVREYVGRG, via the coding sequence ATGCACCCTCTGGTTACTCGGATTGATCTGGACGCAATCGCGCACAACACCCGCTGCATCAGAACACATGTCGGCGACCGGCAGCTGATGTGCGTGATCAAAGCGGATGCGTACAACCACGGCGTCGACGCCTGCATGCCCGTGATGGAGGCCAACGGCGCGGACGCGTTCGGCGTGGCCACCTTCGCCGAGGCGCGCGAGGTGGCCCGCCTCACCACCAAGCCTGTGCTCGCCTGGCTGTGGGCACCAGGGGAGGAGATCCCCGCCGGCATCGAGGTCGGTGCCCCAAGCATTGCGCACCTGCGCTCGCTTATCGACGCCGCGCCAACCCTCCCTACCCCGATTCCGGTCCACCTCGTCGTGGACACGGGGATGAACCGCTCCGGCATCGACGAGGAAGCCTGGGATGAGGCCTTCGCCCTCGCCGCCGAAGCAGAGGCCGCAGGCACGCTGCGGGTAAAAGGGCTGATGAGCCACCTCGCCTGCGCAGATACACCGGAACACCCCTTTACCCAGGAGCAGCTCGATGCCTTCGAGCGTGCCACCCAGGCCGCGCACCGTGCGGGCCTGCACCCGGAGGTTACCCACATCGCGAATTCGCCCGGGGTGTGGACGCGAAAGGACGCGCACCTGGACCAGGTGCGGCCTGGGGTGAGCCTGTACGGCAGCGAGCCGGTTGCCGGCCAGGACCACGGCCTGCGCCCGGCGATGAGCTGGGTGGCGCGCGTGGTGGCGGTCAAGCCGATTTCGCGCGGCGAGTCCGTGAGCTACGGGTTGTCCTGGCAGGCCCCGGAGGATGGCTACACCGCGCTCATTCCGGCTGGTTACGCCGACGGGATTAGCCGCTCGTGGCAGGGGCGCTTCGGGGTGACGATCAACGGGCAGTGGTACCCGCAGGTGGGACGTGTGTGCATGGACCAGATCGTCGTGTGGTTGGGCAGCGCGGAACCGCAGGTGCGCGCGGGCGACGAAGCGATCCTGTTCGGGCCGGGCGGAATGAGCGCGGACGAGCTGGCCACGGCCACCGGCACGATTAGCTACGAGGTGCTGTGCGCGCCCAAGGGCAGGACGGTGCGGGAGTATGTTGGGCGGGGGTAA
- the glmM gene encoding phosphoglucosamine mutase: protein MTRMFGTDGVRGLANEKLTASLAMKLGAAAATVLTRDRRSTKRRPTALIGRDPRVSGEMLAAAMAAGMASKGVDVLRVGVIPTPGLAFLTDDYGADIGVMISASHNPMPDNGIKFFSAGGKKLPDAVEDEIEQTMATLDETGPTGTGIGRVIEEAPDAQERYLAHLAEAMTTDLTGIKVVVDCANGAASEVAPKAYAAAGAEVVAIYNTPNAFNINDGSGSTHMDQVQAAVVEHGADIGLAHDGDADRCLAVDAEGNIVDGDQIMAILATGMKERNSLTDNTLVATVMSNLGLKLAMEREGIHVEETAVGDRYVLEALNRGDFSLGGEQSGHIVVPSHATTGDGTLSGLLLMARMAETGKTIAELAAVMQVLPQQLINVPVSDKSAIMSDPEVIAAKEDAEAELGDTGRVLLRPSGTEELFRVMVEASDEKHAREVAGRLAAVVAAV, encoded by the coding sequence ATGACTCGAATGTTTGGAACTGACGGCGTCCGCGGGCTGGCAAACGAGAAGCTCACGGCGTCTTTGGCAATGAAGCTCGGCGCGGCAGCCGCGACCGTGCTCACCCGCGACCGACGCTCCACCAAGCGCCGCCCAACCGCACTGATCGGGCGCGACCCGCGCGTCTCCGGCGAGATGCTCGCAGCAGCGATGGCGGCGGGCATGGCCTCGAAGGGCGTCGACGTGCTGCGCGTCGGCGTGATCCCCACCCCGGGCCTGGCATTTCTTACCGACGACTACGGTGCCGACATCGGCGTGATGATCTCCGCTTCGCACAACCCGATGCCGGACAACGGCATCAAGTTCTTCTCCGCCGGCGGCAAGAAGCTGCCGGATGCCGTGGAGGACGAGATTGAGCAGACCATGGCCACCCTTGACGAGACCGGTCCGACCGGCACCGGCATCGGGCGTGTGATCGAGGAGGCTCCCGATGCGCAGGAGCGCTACTTGGCGCACCTGGCTGAGGCGATGACGACGGATCTGACCGGGATCAAGGTCGTCGTCGACTGTGCTAACGGCGCGGCTTCCGAGGTCGCACCGAAGGCCTACGCCGCCGCCGGCGCAGAGGTGGTTGCCATCTACAACACCCCGAACGCCTTCAATATCAACGACGGTTCCGGCTCCACACACATGGACCAGGTACAGGCCGCCGTCGTCGAGCACGGCGCCGACATCGGGCTTGCCCATGACGGCGACGCGGACCGCTGCCTCGCCGTCGACGCGGAGGGCAACATTGTCGACGGCGACCAGATCATGGCCATCCTCGCCACCGGTATGAAGGAGCGCAACTCCTTGACCGACAACACGCTCGTTGCCACCGTGATGAGCAACCTGGGCCTGAAACTTGCCATGGAGCGCGAAGGCATCCACGTTGAGGAGACCGCGGTGGGCGACCGCTACGTGCTCGAAGCGCTCAACCGCGGCGACTTCTCGCTCGGTGGCGAGCAGTCCGGCCACATCGTCGTACCCTCGCACGCCACGACTGGCGACGGGACGCTGTCCGGCCTGCTTCTCATGGCCCGCATGGCGGAGACCGGCAAGACGATCGCTGAGCTCGCCGCTGTCATGCAAGTGCTGCCGCAGCAGCTGATCAACGTTCCGGTCTCTGACAAGTCCGCGATCATGAGCGACCCGGAGGTCATCGCGGCAAAGGAAGACGCTGAGGCTGAGCTGGGGGATACCGGCCGCGTCCTTCTGCGCCCGTCTGGCACCGAGGAGCTGTTCCGCGTGATGGTGGAGGCCTCCGATGAGAAGCACGCCCGCGAGGTCGCCGGTCGCCTCGCGGCAGTCGTCGCTGCGGTGTAG
- a CDS encoding dienelactone hydrolase family protein: protein MSAKLKNFSELSKRGPHRVLEGDLGYTGLPGKVYTPAEGRDLPAVAFGHDWTKNVDDYHRFLRHLASWGIVAAAPNTETGLRPDHAGFAADLETALQICAGVRLGNGNITVSPQKLGIVGHGMGGGAAVLAAVDNEKVHAVASIYPANVAPSSTQAARSLFVPGLIIGPGVDADALFNPGNPAKLAYNWAGKACYRTIKKGDQQEFSEDGLLKRVLGLGKSNRDVQETARGLVTGFLLHQLAGEKKYAAYSDPEAAGSGVESLVGDDLAEAAGLSRDDSGFSLF, encoded by the coding sequence GTGTCTGCGAAGCTGAAGAATTTCTCCGAACTGTCCAAGCGCGGCCCGCACCGCGTACTCGAAGGCGACCTGGGCTATACCGGGCTGCCCGGCAAGGTCTACACCCCCGCCGAGGGGCGCGACCTGCCCGCAGTCGCCTTCGGCCACGACTGGACGAAGAACGTCGACGATTACCACCGCTTCCTGCGTCACCTAGCCAGCTGGGGTATCGTCGCCGCAGCGCCGAACACAGAGACCGGGCTGCGCCCGGACCACGCCGGGTTCGCCGCCGACCTAGAAACCGCACTGCAGATCTGCGCAGGCGTGCGCCTGGGCAATGGCAACATCACCGTCTCGCCGCAAAAGCTCGGCATCGTGGGCCACGGGATGGGCGGCGGCGCTGCCGTCCTCGCCGCCGTGGACAACGAAAAGGTCCACGCAGTGGCATCCATCTACCCCGCCAACGTCGCCCCCTCCTCTACCCAGGCGGCCCGCTCCCTGTTCGTCCCCGGCCTGATCATCGGGCCCGGTGTGGACGCTGACGCCCTGTTCAATCCGGGCAACCCGGCGAAGCTGGCCTACAACTGGGCCGGCAAGGCCTGCTACCGCACTATTAAGAAGGGCGACCAGCAGGAGTTCTCCGAGGACGGCCTGCTCAAGCGCGTCCTCGGCCTGGGCAAATCCAACCGCGACGTGCAGGAAACCGCGCGTGGCCTGGTCACCGGCTTCTTGCTGCACCAGCTCGCTGGCGAGAAGAAGTACGCCGCCTACTCCGACCCCGAGGCCGCGGGCAGCGGCGTCGAATCCCTGGTGGGTGATGACCTGGCGGAGGCTGCTGGGCTAAGCCGCGACGATAGCGGGTTCTCGCTGTTCTAG
- a CDS encoding WXG100 family type VII secretion target codes for MHIKYDFGQIGNTAQDIRSSAANINGQLNELKEVIRPMTQTWEGEAATSYMAHQAKWDQAAADLNEILNQIANTVEDGNNTMHAVNNAAANSWG; via the coding sequence ATGCACATTAAGTACGACTTCGGCCAGATCGGCAACACCGCGCAGGATATCCGCAGCTCCGCGGCCAACATCAACGGCCAACTGAACGAGCTCAAGGAGGTCATCCGCCCGATGACCCAGACCTGGGAAGGCGAGGCGGCCACCAGCTACATGGCGCACCAGGCCAAGTGGGACCAGGCCGCGGCTGACCTCAACGAGATCCTCAACCAGATCGCCAACACCGTTGAGGACGGCAACAACACCATGCACGCAGTCAACAACGCCGCGGCGAACAGCTGGGGCTAG
- the rplM gene encoding 50S ribosomal protein L13, which yields MSTYHPKSGDITRKWYVIDATDVVLGKLASTAADILRGKHKPQFAPNVDTGDHVIVINADKIHISSNKRDREMRYRHSGYPGGLKSMTLGRALDERPDRVIEEAVKGMMPHNKLSRQSIKKLHVFVGDEHPYAAQKPETYEFKQVAQ from the coding sequence ATGTCTACTTACCACCCGAAGAGCGGTGACATTACCCGTAAGTGGTACGTCATCGACGCAACCGACGTGGTGCTGGGCAAGCTTGCTTCCACCGCAGCTGACATCCTGCGTGGCAAGCACAAGCCGCAGTTCGCACCGAACGTTGACACCGGCGATCACGTCATCGTGATCAACGCCGACAAGATCCACATCTCCTCCAACAAGCGCGATCGCGAGATGCGTTACCGCCACTCCGGCTACCCGGGTGGTCTGAAGTCCATGACCCTGGGCCGCGCGCTGGACGAGCGTCCGGACCGCGTGATCGAGGAGGCTGTGAAGGGCATGATGCCGCACAACAAGCTTTCCCGTCAGTCCATCAAGAAGCTGCACGTCTTCGTCGGCGATGAGCACCCGTACGCTGCTCAGAAGCCGGAAACCTACGAGTTTAAGCAGGTGGCACAGTAA